In Anaerolineales bacterium, the following proteins share a genomic window:
- a CDS encoding SDR family NAD(P)-dependent oxidoreductase produces the protein MPIDLRNKVILITGASSGFGADAAKHFAKEGCKVVLAARRLDRLQNLAAEIQKMGGEALAIPVDVAERAEVEVMVQTALDLYGRIDILFNNAGFGAVNWFENLKPERHIETLIRVNLIGTILVTRAVLPDMLERGEGHIINMVSVAGLIAAPTITTYSASKYGARAFTDALRREVSHLGVKVSGIYPGPAVTEFGEKLERTKSRETIKRIKYPHMSSAYVARRVVDVAKRPRRTLVIPWWFRVITTFDTLFPVAVDWILYFFSKKNHNLD, from the coding sequence ATGCCCATTGACCTTCGAAATAAAGTCATCCTCATCACTGGCGCCTCGTCAGGCTTCGGCGCAGACGCTGCGAAACATTTCGCCAAAGAGGGTTGTAAAGTCGTGCTTGCCGCGCGTCGGCTCGACCGATTGCAAAACCTCGCGGCTGAAATTCAAAAAATGGGAGGCGAGGCGCTTGCGATTCCTGTGGATGTCGCCGAACGCGCTGAGGTCGAAGTGATGGTGCAAACCGCGCTCGACCTCTACGGCAGGATCGACATCCTCTTCAACAATGCAGGTTTCGGCGCGGTCAACTGGTTCGAGAATCTCAAACCCGAACGCCACATCGAGACGTTGATCCGCGTCAATCTCATCGGCACGATCCTCGTCACGCGCGCAGTCTTGCCAGATATGCTCGAACGCGGCGAAGGTCACATCATCAACATGGTTTCGGTCGCGGGGCTTATCGCCGCGCCGACCATCACCACGTATTCCGCGAGCAAATACGGCGCGCGCGCCTTCACCGACGCGCTCCGTCGCGAGGTCTCGCATCTCGGCGTCAAAGTTTCAGGCATTTACCCAGGTCCTGCGGTCACCGAGTTCGGCGAAAAACTCGAGCGCACGAAATCGCGCGAAACCATCAAACGCATCAAGTATCCGCACATGTCTTCCGCATATGTCGCGCGCCGCGTCGTGGATGTCGCCAAACGTCCGCGCCGCACGCTCGTCATCCCGTGGTGGTTCCGCGTCATCACCACGTTCGACACGCTCTTCCCCGTCGCGGTGGATTGGATTTTGTATTTCTTTTCGAAGAAGAATCATAATTTGGATTAA
- a CDS encoding Xaa-Pro peptidase family protein: protein MTHQSRLDKLNASLRTGELDSVILNPGPTLKYLTGLDFHLMERPVVLFYAKDQTPAIVIPELEMQKVANLPYKLQVFSYPENPSEWDAAFRKAAQALSLDGKRIGVEPRQLRLLEFRHVKSGAPEADFPDASDVLAQLRLRKDKSEVEAMRRAALIAQSALEAVLPSIKIGMTEKELSAELVMQLFKHGSEPEMPFAPIVSTGPNSANPHASPSDRKLQAGDLLVVDWGAAYGGYISDLTRTFAVGAVDEEYRKIHKIVQEANAAGRAAAKPGIPCAEVDRAAREVIERSGYGKYFTHRTGHGIGMEGHEEPYMRGDNMQLLEPGMAFTVEPGIYLPGRNGVRIEDNVVITESGADVLSDMPREIRVVG, encoded by the coding sequence ATGACTCATCAATCTCGTTTGGATAAACTAAACGCTTCACTTCGGACGGGGGAACTTGATTCAGTTATCCTGAATCCGGGTCCAACCCTCAAGTACCTCACCGGGTTGGATTTTCACCTGATGGAGCGACCCGTCGTTTTGTTTTACGCAAAAGACCAAACCCCTGCGATCGTGATTCCCGAATTGGAAATGCAGAAAGTTGCAAACCTTCCTTATAAGCTTCAAGTGTTTTCGTATCCTGAAAATCCATCCGAATGGGACGCGGCGTTCCGCAAGGCGGCGCAGGCGCTTAGTCTGGATGGGAAGCGAATCGGAGTCGAGCCGCGTCAACTGCGTCTGCTGGAATTCCGCCACGTCAAGAGCGGCGCGCCCGAAGCGGACTTCCCCGACGCCAGCGATGTCCTCGCGCAACTGCGTCTGCGGAAAGACAAATCGGAGGTGGAGGCTATGAGGCGGGCGGCGCTTATCGCCCAGTCCGCGCTTGAAGCGGTTCTTCCATCCATCAAGATCGGCATGACCGAAAAAGAATTATCAGCCGAGTTGGTGATGCAGTTGTTCAAGCACGGGTCGGAGCCTGAAATGCCGTTTGCGCCAATTGTTTCCACTGGACCGAACTCAGCCAATCCACACGCCTCACCATCGGATAGAAAACTGCAAGCGGGCGATTTGCTCGTCGTGGACTGGGGGGCAGCGTATGGCGGTTACATCTCCGATTTGACGCGCACGTTTGCCGTCGGCGCAGTGGATGAGGAATATCGAAAGATTCACAAAATCGTGCAAGAAGCGAACGCGGCGGGGCGAGCGGCGGCGAAGCCCGGCATCCCATGCGCGGAGGTGGACAGAGCCGCGCGCGAGGTGATCGAAAGATCGGGTTACGGAAAATATTTCACGCATCGCACCGGTCACGGCATCGGCATGGAAGGTCACGAAGAGCCGTACATGCGCGGCGATAACATGCAATTGCTCGAACCGGGCATGGCGTTTACCGTTGAGCCCGGCATCTATCTGCCCGGTCGCAACGGCGTGCGGATTGAGGACAATGTGGTGATCACCGAATCGGGCGCGGATGTGTTGTCCGATATGCCGAGGGAAATAAGAGTGGTTGGGTGA
- a CDS encoding GNAT family N-acetyltransferase, translated as MKIEIRSASPNEADALSRIAFSAKAHWGYPKRWMEIWSPQLTFTPEYFQENESWVAEIDGDPIAFYTLQDRDGIVWIENLWVMPEYIGKGIGQELFLHAIEMARQRGYKSLQLEADPNAMGFYEKMGMRKIGERHSEVDGQPRILPLMEMTL; from the coding sequence GTGAAAATTGAAATACGCTCTGCGAGTCCTAATGAAGCCGACGCGCTCTCGCGCATTGCCTTCTCAGCCAAAGCGCATTGGGGTTATCCCAAACGGTGGATGGAGATCTGGTCGCCGCAATTAACATTCACGCCTGAATATTTTCAGGAAAATGAAAGTTGGGTCGCTGAGATAGACGGCGATCCAATTGCGTTTTACACATTACAGGATAGAGACGGAATCGTGTGGATCGAAAATCTTTGGGTCATGCCTGAATACATTGGAAAGGGTATCGGACAAGAATTATTTCTTCACGCCATTGAAATGGCGCGTCAGCGCGGATACAAATCTCTGCAACTTGAAGCGGACCCGAACGCGATGGGATTTTATGAGAAAATGGGGATGAGGAAGATCGGCGAGCGACATTCCGAAGTGGATGGGCAGCCGCGTATCCTTCCATTGATGGAGATGACCTTGTGA
- a CDS encoding DNA-3-methyladenine glycosylase I yields the protein MTYCDYVKSHPEDLFNKPYHDTQYGFPLDDDNLLFERLILEINQAGLSWILILKRADNFRKAYRGFDIAKVAKFGEKDRTRLLADTGIIRNRLKVDAAIENAKRIQKLQKEFGSFKGWLDAHHPLTKDEWVKLFKKTFVFTGGEIVNEFLMSTGYLAGAHAKSCPVYKKVASLRPAWMRRR from the coding sequence GTGACCTACTGCGATTACGTCAAATCACATCCCGAAGATCTATTCAATAAGCCGTATCACGATACCCAATACGGCTTTCCGCTCGATGACGATAACCTGCTCTTCGAGCGGTTGATTCTTGAGATCAATCAGGCGGGGCTGTCGTGGATTTTGATTTTGAAGAGGGCAGACAATTTCCGCAAAGCCTATCGCGGGTTTGATATTGCAAAAGTGGCGAAGTTTGGAGAAAAAGACCGGACGCGTCTGCTTGCCGACACGGGGATTATCCGCAACCGCCTCAAGGTGGACGCGGCGATCGAGAACGCCAAACGGATTCAGAAACTGCAAAAGGAATTTGGCTCATTCAAAGGCTGGCTTGACGCGCACCACCCGTTGACGAAAGACGAATGGGTGAAATTGTTCAAAAAGACGTTCGTCTTCACTGGCGGCGAAATAGTGAACGAGTTCCTCATGTCTACGGGGTATTTGGCGGGCGCGCACGCGAAAAGTTGCCCGGTCTACAAAAAGGTCGCGTCCCTGCGCCCCGCGTGGATGCGCCGCAGATAG
- a CDS encoding alpha/beta fold hydrolase — translation MSQLIETAEPFFFLGDSAKPACLLVHGFTASPKEMRLLGEYLNQHGYTCLGIRLTGHATSPEDMIRSRYTDWMASVEDGYHLLRGVSDRIFIVGLSMGGVLSLLMSSRLKVEGVAALSAPFSLPRDYPIWLLNFISVFKKYVPKGKGKPGSGWFDQAAYREQVSYPMNPVRSTAELKKLILEMRAALPKIEVPVLLMHSRDDTYVLPQNMEKIHAALVNAKGATKLSIGGSGHVVTRDAARHQVFEAVLEFIQRVGGDV, via the coding sequence ATGTCTCAACTTATCGAAACGGCTGAGCCGTTTTTCTTTTTAGGCGACTCCGCCAAGCCCGCTTGCTTGCTCGTCCACGGATTCACAGCCTCGCCAAAAGAAATGCGTTTACTGGGGGAATATTTGAATCAACATGGCTACACTTGTTTGGGGATTCGCCTCACGGGTCACGCAACTTCTCCCGAAGATATGATTCGTTCGCGCTATACGGATTGGATGGCTTCCGTCGAAGATGGTTATCATCTTTTGCGCGGCGTATCGGATCGAATTTTCATTGTCGGGCTTTCGATGGGCGGAGTGTTATCCTTGTTGATGTCATCACGATTGAAGGTGGAAGGCGTCGCCGCGTTGTCTGCGCCGTTTAGCTTGCCGCGCGATTATCCAATCTGGCTTCTCAACTTCATTAGCGTGTTCAAGAAATACGTTCCAAAAGGGAAAGGCAAGCCTGGGAGCGGTTGGTTCGATCAAGCCGCGTACCGCGAGCAAGTTTCGTATCCGATGAATCCAGTTCGGTCAACTGCGGAGTTGAAAAAGTTGATTCTTGAAATGCGCGCGGCGTTGCCGAAGATCGAGGTTCCCGTGTTGCTGATGCATTCACGCGATGACACGTACGTCCTGCCGCAGAACATGGAAAAGATCCACGCCGCGCTGGTCAATGCCAAAGGCGCGACAAAGCTGTCCATTGGCGGGTCAGGTCACGTCGTCACGCGTGATGCGGCTCGTCATCAAGTGTTTGAGGCAGTGTTGGAATTCATCCAGCGCGTGGGAGGCGATGTTTGA
- a CDS encoding MFS transporter, giving the protein MNRNLVFVSLSLFTWGFGEGLFFNFQPIYLKQLGSSEAQIGLILGAFGAAMAITHIPAGRLADRFGRKPLLVIAWVTGLVSTVMMALARGLPFFVVGMLGYGLTAFVSSPLGSYVTAARGKLSVGAALSMNTATFSMGMVLGPLTGGWIGDHYGLRTVYFIAAGVFVLSTLFIMQIQKQPLDRHDPDSPPVNLLNNSRLKQFLAVVAFAMFAMYIAQPLTPNFLEDVRALSLSNIGVVFALGALGNSLFALTLSRFEPHRGFVVAQMMVALFALLIWRGTNMPTLAFGYFLLGGFRASRPLAMAQARSLVHQSQMGLTYGVMETANAVIFILTPPLAGLIYERDSFLIYQLAIALIAISIIVSAIVPRRLLHA; this is encoded by the coding sequence TTGAATCGCAATCTTGTGTTCGTCAGCCTTTCCCTATTCACGTGGGGATTTGGCGAAGGACTGTTTTTCAATTTTCAGCCGATCTATCTCAAACAATTGGGGAGCAGTGAAGCGCAGATCGGGTTGATCTTGGGCGCGTTCGGCGCGGCGATGGCGATCACGCACATCCCCGCGGGCAGGCTGGCGGATCGATTCGGGCGAAAGCCATTGCTTGTGATCGCGTGGGTGACGGGATTGGTTTCGACGGTGATGATGGCGCTGGCGCGCGGATTGCCGTTTTTTGTTGTTGGCATGCTCGGCTACGGCTTGACTGCGTTTGTGTCCTCGCCGCTTGGCAGTTACGTGACTGCCGCGCGCGGGAAGTTGTCGGTGGGCGCGGCGCTTTCGATGAACACCGCCACGTTCAGCATGGGGATGGTTCTTGGTCCGCTCACTGGCGGCTGGATCGGCGACCACTACGGTTTGCGGACGGTTTATTTTATAGCGGCTGGCGTGTTCGTGTTGTCCACATTGTTTATTATGCAGATTCAAAAACAACCGCTCGATCGTCACGACCCCGACTCTCCGCCTGTGAATCTTTTGAACAACTCGCGCTTGAAACAATTCCTTGCCGTTGTGGCGTTTGCGATGTTTGCCATGTACATCGCCCAGCCGCTCACGCCAAACTTTTTAGAGGACGTGCGCGCCTTATCGCTTTCGAATATTGGAGTTGTGTTCGCATTAGGCGCGCTGGGCAATTCGCTGTTCGCGCTCACCTTGAGCCGCTTCGAGCCGCATCGTGGTTTCGTTGTCGCGCAGATGATGGTGGCGCTGTTTGCTTTGCTGATCTGGCGCGGCACGAACATGCCGACTCTGGCGTTCGGATATTTTTTGCTCGGCGGATTTCGCGCCTCACGTCCGTTGGCGATGGCGCAAGCGCGTTCGCTCGTGCATCAATCGCAAATGGGACTCACCTACGGCGTGATGGAAACCGCCAACGCTGTTATTTTCATTCTCACGCCGCCGCTGGCTGGCTTGATCTATGAACGCGACTCGTTTCTAATTTATCAACTTGCCATCGCGTTGATCGCCATTTCAATTATCGTCAGCGCCATCGTGCCTCGGAGGTTGCTCCATGCTTGA
- a CDS encoding MBL fold metallo-hydrolase, with protein sequence MLEIVSFTLGPAQTNAYLVADSETKEAAVIDPAWDGHIILKAAQQRGWRIGHLWYTHAHFDHIGGAAEIADALNPLPLVALHPNDHVMWRAGGGAALFGFNIDPGPEPTIDFAHGMKMKLGNVDFEIRFTPGHTTGHCVLYVPAPDARAERSDPIGEQRRSVCFCGDLIFAGSVGRTDLPSGDWNALEKSIREQIFTLPDDTRLLSGHGPETTVGEEKRNNPFVRG encoded by the coding sequence ATGCTTGAGATCGTTTCGTTCACGCTCGGTCCCGCCCAGACGAACGCGTACCTCGTTGCGGATTCTGAAACGAAAGAAGCCGCAGTGATCGATCCCGCGTGGGACGGTCACATCATTTTAAAAGCCGCGCAACAACGCGGCTGGCGCATCGGTCACTTGTGGTACACGCACGCGCACTTCGATCACATCGGCGGCGCGGCGGAGATCGCCGACGCGCTGAACCCGTTGCCGCTCGTGGCGCTGCATCCGAACGATCATGTGATGTGGCGCGCGGGTGGCGGAGCCGCGTTGTTCGGATTCAATATTGACCCGGGTCCCGAACCGACGATTGACTTCGCGCACGGGATGAAAATGAAACTCGGCAATGTGGATTTTGAAATCCGCTTCACCCCCGGACATACAACTGGTCACTGCGTCTTATACGTTCCCGCCCCTGACGCCCGCGCTGAGCGGAGCGACCCGATAGGGGAGCAAAGACGAAGCGTCTGTTTCTGCGGCGACCTCATCTTCGCTGGCTCCGTCGGCCGCACCGACCTCCCCAGTGGAGATTGGAACGCGCTCGAAAAAAGCATCCGCGAGCAAATCTTCACCTTGCCCGATGATACGCGCTTGCTTTCTGGTCACGGTCCCGAAACGACGGTGGGGGAGGAGAAGCGGAATAATCCGTTTGTGAGAGGATAA
- the rny gene encoding ribonuclease Y yields the protein MNGITIFTDILALLIGLVAGYFLHRYQVEKALKNQQDKADNILKVANEQARLIESQARENATKIIQASETEIKERRIELNKETDRLDKRRVELDSRFDKMEQREQNLNRRQSQIDKRSNEAEKLHEEQVKKLEQIATLSSDEAKKELFIAVEKEARGDMARIIRQIEAEAREEGEKRARKLIADAIQRVASEHVAEVTRAVVTLPSEEMKGRIVGRNGRNIKAFEQAAGVDVIVDDTPDSVTVSCFDSVRREIGRRALAKLILDGRIHPAHIEKIVEDETRAVEKIINEAGEQAAYDANVSGLHPEILKMMGRLKFRTSYGQNQLAHAVEVSKLAGILAAEIGANVEQSKLGGFLHDIGKAMDHNQDGTHAKLGAEFCRRYGVNSIVVNAIESHHHEVDQLTVEAVITESADAISGARPGARREDLEAYIKRIRSLEEMSMSFEGVQQAFAIQAGREVRIIVKPEAIDDLASARLARDVAKQIEETMQYPGQIKVTVIRETRATGIAK from the coding sequence ATGAATGGAATCACTATTTTCACAGACATCCTTGCCCTGCTGATCGGTTTGGTCGCTGGTTATTTTCTCCACCGCTATCAAGTGGAGAAGGCGCTCAAAAACCAGCAGGACAAAGCGGACAACATCCTGAAAGTTGCAAACGAACAAGCGCGATTGATCGAAAGTCAGGCGCGCGAGAACGCCACCAAGATCATCCAAGCGTCGGAAACGGAGATCAAAGAACGCCGCATCGAATTGAACAAGGAAACCGACCGGCTCGACAAACGCCGCGTCGAACTAGACAGCCGCTTCGACAAAATGGAACAGCGGGAACAGAACCTGAACCGCCGCCAGTCTCAAATTGACAAACGGAGCAACGAGGCTGAGAAACTCCACGAAGAACAAGTGAAAAAGTTGGAGCAGATCGCCACGCTCTCATCCGACGAAGCGAAGAAGGAATTGTTCATCGCCGTCGAAAAGGAAGCGCGCGGCGATATGGCGCGCATCATCCGCCAGATCGAAGCGGAAGCGCGCGAGGAAGGCGAGAAGCGCGCCCGCAAATTGATCGCGGACGCCATCCAGCGCGTCGCATCCGAACATGTGGCGGAGGTCACGCGTGCCGTTGTAACCTTGCCCAGCGAGGAGATGAAGGGACGCATCGTTGGACGCAACGGGCGCAACATCAAAGCCTTCGAGCAAGCCGCGGGCGTGGATGTGATCGTGGACGATACGCCAGACTCGGTGACTGTTTCATGCTTCGATTCGGTCCGCCGTGAAATTGGACGACGCGCGTTAGCAAAGTTAATTCTCGACGGAAGAATCCACCCCGCACACATCGAAAAGATCGTTGAAGACGAAACGCGCGCGGTCGAAAAGATCATCAATGAAGCGGGTGAACAAGCCGCTTACGACGCCAACGTTTCGGGGTTGCATCCTGAAATTTTGAAGATGATGGGACGACTCAAATTCCGCACGTCGTACGGGCAGAACCAGCTCGCGCACGCAGTCGAAGTCTCAAAGTTGGCTGGCATCCTTGCGGCAGAGATCGGCGCAAATGTCGAACAATCCAAACTGGGCGGCTTCTTGCACGATATCGGCAAGGCAATGGATCACAACCAGGATGGCACGCACGCCAAACTCGGAGCGGAATTTTGCCGACGTTACGGCGTCAACTCCATTGTGGTGAACGCCATCGAATCGCATCACCATGAAGTTGATCAACTCACCGTGGAAGCGGTCATCACCGAATCTGCAGACGCCATCTCCGGCGCGCGACCCGGCGCTCGGCGTGAAGACCTCGAAGCGTACATCAAGCGCATTCGTTCGCTGGAGGAAATGTCCATGTCGTTCGAAGGGGTTCAGCAGGCGTTTGCCATTCAAGCGGGACGCGAGGTCCGAATCATCGTCAAGCCCGAAGCAATTGACGATCTCGCCTCTGCAAGATTAGCGCGTGATGTGGCAAAGCAGATCGAGGAGACGATGCAATACCCGGGTCAGATCAAGGTGACGGTCATCCGCGAGACACGGGCGACGGGGATTGCGAAGTAA
- a CDS encoding RecX family transcriptional regulator: MKKITALEVQKRNPNRVNVHLDGEFAFGLARIVAAWLKVGDTLDEAKIQKMQAEDARERAVQQALLFLSYRARSEAEIRKNLRKHEIPEEFIEETLARLRQDGLANDDQFARAWVENRTTFRPRSRRMMALELRQKGLDEETASAALKEIDDEALAYEAAQRKATRFAELEWQNYRKKLSEFLARRGFSYAVISPVVAKLWNETHHKEHHYEDEDIT, from the coding sequence ATGAAAAAGATCACCGCTCTCGAAGTGCAGAAGCGCAACCCGAATCGAGTCAATGTGCATCTCGATGGGGAATTTGCCTTCGGGCTGGCGCGTATCGTCGCCGCGTGGCTGAAGGTCGGCGATACGCTGGACGAAGCGAAAATCCAAAAGATGCAAGCGGAAGACGCGCGCGAACGCGCTGTCCAACAGGCGCTGCTGTTCCTCAGTTACCGCGCCCGCTCCGAAGCGGAGATCCGCAAAAACCTCCGCAAGCACGAAATTCCCGAGGAGTTCATCGAGGAAACGCTCGCGCGCTTGCGGCAGGACGGATTGGCGAACGACGATCAATTTGCCCGAGCCTGGGTCGAGAATCGGACAACATTCCGTCCGCGCAGCCGGCGCATGATGGCGTTAGAGTTGCGCCAAAAAGGACTTGATGAAGAGACCGCCTCCGCCGCGCTCAAAGAGATTGACGACGAGGCGTTGGCGTACGAAGCCGCACAAAGAAAAGCGACGCGGTTCGCAGAGTTGGAATGGCAAAACTATCGAAAGAAATTATCAGAGTTTCTCGCCCGACGCGGGTTTTCCTATGCGGTGATCTCACCGGTCGTTGCAAAACTCTGGAATGAAACACATCACAAAGAACATCATTACGAAGATGAGGACATAACATGA
- a CDS encoding cytochrome c3 family protein produces the protein MIRKFFEWALSPMGRIAVLISVLSLFSLAAYGLYQTQQPPEQPIQFTHKLHVGLGIQCLYCHPGALRGPSPGLPTINKCWGCHQQIGKTQTSALLKPMVDAMAKGGGFTWVPVAQVPDFVHFTHRPHVAAGLNCETCHGDMTKVTIAQNPQVMNMGWCLNCHKQKAAGDEEKLVKLTDCGTCHY, from the coding sequence ATGATCCGAAAATTTTTTGAATGGGCGCTAAGCCCAATGGGGCGGATAGCGGTGTTGATTTCAGTTTTGTCCTTGTTCAGTCTCGCCGCGTATGGGCTGTATCAGACTCAACAACCTCCCGAACAACCGATTCAATTTACGCATAAGTTGCATGTAGGGCTAGGGATCCAGTGCCTGTATTGTCATCCCGGCGCGTTGCGCGGTCCCTCACCGGGATTGCCGACGATCAACAAGTGTTGGGGATGCCATCAACAGATCGGCAAAACCCAAACCAGCGCGCTCTTGAAACCTATGGTAGACGCGATGGCGAAAGGCGGAGGATTCACCTGGGTGCCGGTCGCGCAAGTGCCGGACTTTGTGCATTTCACGCATCGCCCGCACGTTGCGGCAGGGTTGAACTGCGAAACCTGTCATGGCGATATGACGAAGGTGACGATCGCCCAGAACCCGCAAGTGATGAATATGGGGTGGTGTTTGAACTGTCACAAGCAAAAAGCGGCAGGCGATGAAGAGAAGTTGGTCAAACTCACCGACTGCGGAACATGTCATTATTAA
- a CDS encoding molybdopterin-dependent oxidoreductase has product MTQKISRRDFLKLATAGGATAAVLTGCGPASRYVTRQPYVKMPEYTYNGLSTYYATTCRECAAGCGLIVRTMQGRAIKVEGNPANPINLGKTCARGQATLQGLYNPDRVEFPVNQGRGTALATTAMNWNDAFQVVADTFSKTNPSEIAFLMGTASDHLFDLVSDLANAIGAPTPLRFGALSAFESRATLSKAAENFLGQAGLPFFDLANADLVISFGANFLETWLSPVAYTRGFANMRRGNPRQRGYMVHFESHMSSTAAKADEWIPLLPGTEGWVALALGRLAAEAKGGSIPRAFSSVDVQEVAAKSGVSLEQLEHIAGLIADANTPLAIPGGQALGQSNGLATAEAVLALNALADNFGKPGGVFVSPLSPNEDAYHRPANGQEMQDLIAKMRNGSIKALFVHGVNPLFELPKSFGFAEALASVPAVISFATFPDEMALASDYIFPDHHGLEAWGYQRSATGTMQAVLSGAQPVVSSMYDTRSTADVLIEAARLAGGKLAEALPFTDEVAFIQSKIANLIGRTDGSFVAPEINSFSSYFQQHGGWWKTTAETNAPSAASALDRGVKVEDAKFAGEGEFYFVPFVSPTLGEAGANKPWLQELPDPMTTVMWNTWVAINPETAHHLGIENDDVVKIVSAAGEVEAAVYEYPAIHPDVIAMPFGQGHTAYGRFATAKLPQAEFLGLVPYGGPVGEAFKRGANPADVLGAHFNAAGDLAFAGMKVKIEKTGRKQILSRLESRIGVYGEGFPQEEH; this is encoded by the coding sequence ATGACTCAAAAAATCTCCCGGCGCGATTTTCTCAAACTAGCCACTGCCGGCGGAGCGACCGCCGCGGTGTTGACCGGTTGCGGTCCTGCCTCGCGTTACGTGACGCGCCAGCCGTATGTGAAAATGCCGGAATACACCTACAACGGTTTGAGTACCTATTACGCCACCACCTGTCGCGAATGCGCGGCAGGATGCGGTCTGATCGTCCGCACGATGCAGGGACGCGCGATCAAAGTAGAAGGCAACCCGGCAAATCCCATCAACCTCGGCAAGACCTGCGCTCGCGGGCAAGCGACCTTACAAGGTTTGTACAACCCCGACCGCGTTGAGTTCCCCGTCAATCAAGGACGCGGCACAGCGCTTGCCACAACTGCGATGAACTGGAACGACGCTTTCCAAGTCGTTGCCGACACGTTCAGCAAAACCAACCCCTCTGAAATTGCATTTCTCATGGGAACCGCATCCGATCATCTTTTCGATCTGGTTTCCGATCTTGCGAATGCGATCGGCGCGCCAACGCCGCTCCGTTTTGGCGCGTTGAGCGCGTTCGAATCACGCGCCACGCTCAGCAAAGCCGCCGAGAATTTTCTTGGTCAGGCTGGCTTGCCATTCTTTGATCTGGCAAATGCCGACCTCGTCATTTCGTTCGGCGCGAACTTCCTCGAAACGTGGCTCTCGCCGGTGGCATACACACGCGGCTTCGCCAACATGCGACGCGGCAACCCACGGCAACGCGGCTACATGGTCCACTTCGAATCGCACATGTCGTCCACTGCCGCCAAAGCGGATGAGTGGATTCCGCTTCTTCCCGGGACGGAAGGCTGGGTCGCGCTTGCCCTCGGCCGGCTCGCAGCGGAAGCCAAAGGCGGCTCGATCCCGCGCGCGTTTTCATCGGTTGACGTTCAAGAAGTCGCCGCCAAATCCGGAGTTTCGCTCGAACAACTCGAACACATCGCCGGTCTGATCGCCGACGCCAACACGCCCCTCGCCATCCCCGGCGGACAGGCGCTAGGTCAAAGCAATGGGCTTGCCACTGCTGAAGCGGTTCTCGCCCTCAACGCGCTGGCTGATAACTTCGGCAAACCGGGCGGCGTATTCGTTTCTCCGCTCTCGCCAAATGAAGATGCATATCATCGTCCTGCCAATGGACAGGAAATGCAAGATCTCATCGCGAAGATGAGAAACGGCAGCATTAAGGCTTTGTTCGTTCACGGCGTGAACCCGCTATTCGAACTTCCTAAATCATTTGGGTTTGCCGAGGCGCTTGCGTCTGTTCCAGCGGTGATCTCATTCGCGACCTTCCCCGATGAAATGGCGCTCGCTTCCGATTATATTTTCCCCGACCATCACGGGCTCGAGGCGTGGGGCTACCAACGCTCCGCGACCGGGACGATGCAGGCTGTGCTCTCCGGCGCGCAACCGGTAGTTTCGTCGATGTACGATACGCGCTCCACAGCCGATGTGCTGATCGAGGCGGCGCGTCTCGCCGGCGGAAAACTTGCCGAAGCGCTGCCTTTCACCGATGAAGTGGCTTTCATCCAAAGCAAAATTGCGAATCTCATCGGTCGCACGGATGGGTCGTTCGTCGCTCCTGAGATCAATTCATTCTCATCCTATTTCCAACAGCATGGCGGGTGGTGGAAAACGACCGCCGAAACGAATGCTCCATCAGCGGCAAGCGCGCTCGACAGGGGCGTGAAGGTTGAAGACGCCAAGTTTGCCGGTGAGGGAGAGTTCTACTTTGTTCCGTTCGTTTCGCCGACCTTGGGCGAAGCCGGAGCCAACAAGCCGTGGTTGCAAGAACTGCCCGACCCAATGACAACGGTCATGTGGAACACATGGGTGGCGATCAACCCTGAAACGGCGCATCACCTTGGAATCGAGAACGATGACGTGGTGAAGATCGTCAGCGCGGCTGGGGAGGTGGAAGCCGCCGTCTATGAGTATCCAGCCATCCATCCGGATGTGATCGCTATGCCATTCGGGCAGGGTCATACTGCCTATGGAAGGTTTGCCACCGCGAAACTCCCGCAAGCGGAATTTTTAGGGCTGGTCCCGTATGGCGGACCGGTGGGAGAAGCGTTCAAACGCGGCGCGAATCCAGCCGATGTGCTTGGCGCGCATTTCAATGCTGCCGGCGATCTTGCATTTGCTGGCATGAAGGTCAAGATCGAAAAGACTGGTCGAAAACAAATCTTGTCTCGCCTTGAGAGCCGTATCGGCGTCTATGGCGAGGGATTTCCGCAGGAAGAACATTAG